In Clavibacter californiensis, the sequence GTCGGGTCGCGCGAGCGCCGTGCCGTCGTCGGAGGTGCCGTCTGTCATCTCTACTGCGTGATCCATTCCAGGTAGAAGGTGCCGACGCCCGCCGCCACGAGCAGCCCGGCGATGATCCAGAAGCGCACGACGACCGTGACCTCCGCCCAGCCCTTCAGCTCGAAGTGGTGGTGCAGCGGGCTCATGAGGAAGATGCGCTTGCCGTGCGTGAGCTTGAAGTAGATGCGCTGCAGGACCACCGAGCCCGCGACGATCACGAACAGGCCGCCGATGAAGACCAGCAGCAGCTCGGTGCGGCTGAGGATCGCGAGGGCAGCCAGCGCGCCGCCGAGGCCCAGCGAGCCGGTGTCGCCCATGAAGATCTGCGCCGGCGACGTGTTCCACCAGAGGAAGCCGATGAGCGCCCCGACGATGGAGGCCGCGATGATCGCGAGGTCGAGCGGGCTCGCCACCTCGTAGCAGCGGTACTCGTTCTGGTAGCTGGAGACGCTGTCGCACGACTGGTTGAACTGCCAGAAGCCGATGATGACGTAGGAGCCGATCGAGAAGATCGACGCGCCCGCCGCGAGGCCGTCGAGGCCGTCGGCCACGTTCACGCCGTTCGAGGCGCTCGCGACGATGAGGCAGATCCAGACGATGAACAGGCCCGTGCCGATGACCGCGCCGAGCGCCATGAAGTCGAGCGGCAGGTCGCGGAACAGGCTGATGGCGGTGGAAGCGGGCGTGAGGCCGGACACGGGGTCGCGCAGCGTGATGGCGAGCACCGCGAACACGGTCGCGACGATGACCTGGCCGGCGATCTTCTGCCAGCCGCCGAGCCCGAGCGACTGCTGCTTGCGGGTCTTCAGGTAGTCGTCGAGGAAGCCGACGAAGCCGAGGCCGACCATCATGAACACGACCAGCAGGCCCGACGGCGTCACGGGGTCGAAGCGGATCCCGTCCCACGTGAGCAGGTGCCCCACGAAGTAGCCGAGCACGCTCGCCAGGATGATGACGATGCCGCCCATCGTGGCGGTGCCGCGCTTGGTGTGGTGGGTCTGCGGGCCGTCGTCG encodes:
- the mraY gene encoding phospho-N-acetylmuramoyl-pentapeptide-transferase, with the translated sequence MVALLFAGAFSLAFTLFLTPLFIKLFHRLQWGQFIRDDGPQTHHTKRGTATMGGIVIILASVLGYFVGHLLTWDGIRFDPVTPSGLLVVFMMVGLGFVGFLDDYLKTRKQQSLGLGGWQKIAGQVIVATVFAVLAITLRDPVSGLTPASTAISLFRDLPLDFMALGAVIGTGLFIVWICLIVASASNGVNVADGLDGLAAGASIFSIGSYVIIGFWQFNQSCDSVSSYQNEYRCYEVASPLDLAIIAASIVGALIGFLWWNTSPAQIFMGDTGSLGLGGALAALAILSRTELLLVFIGGLFVIVAGSVVLQRIYFKLTHGKRIFLMSPLHHHFELKGWAEVTVVVRFWIIAGLLVAAGVGTFYLEWITQ